DNA sequence from the Methanococcus maripaludis genome:
GTTTGCACCAGCTCGTTTTTGTAATGGCTCTGAACCAGTTCCGCTTGATCCTGCATTTCCGCTGAATACGATAAATCTATCAGAAATGTAATCCTGGAATAAAATATCGTGGTCAACTACAAACATTGCTGCTTCTTTTTCATCAGCCATTCTTCTAATTACCCTTGATGTAGTCAATCTCTGCTCAACATCCAAAAATGCAGAAGGCTCATCTATTAAATAAAGATCTGCATCCTGACTTAAACACGCTGCAATTGAGACTCTTTGGAGTTCCCCGCCTGAAAGGTCTTTTACTGATGAATCAAGTATGTTTTCAAGTGCAAGCGGTTTTATTATCTCTGATTTGTAGTAGGAAGTATGAATTGCAGTAATTGACATTAATAAATCTTCAACCGTTCCTTCAAAATCTGATGAAATGTACTGCGGTTTATATGAAACTTTAACATCTCCATTAACTTCTCCTGAATCTGGCGAAATTACTCCTGCAAGTGCTTTTACAAATGTAGTCTTTCCAATACCATTTGGCCCTAAAATTCCTACAACTTCCCCCTGATAGATTTGACCGCCATTGACATTTAAGCTGAAATCCCCAAGTTTCTTTGAAATATCCGTATAATCCAAAAGTAAAGGCCTATTGGTGCTGTCTTGTGGAGGTCTTTTTTCAAATACTATCGGGCTTTTTCTAAATCTTATGTTTTCTTCTTTTAAGAAACCATCAAGGTACGTGTTTATCCCAACTCTCGTTCCTCTCGGGTGAGTTACAACCCCGTAAGCTGAAGGGATACCATACATTATATGAATGTAATCTGAAAGGTAGTCTAAAACAATCAAATCGTGCTCTACTGCAACAACTTTTTTGCCCTCAGCAACTTCCCTTATTACTTTTGCCGCACTAAATCTCTGTTTTACATCTAACCAGGACGTAGGCTCATCAAAATAATAAATGTCACCTTCTCTAAGGCATGCTGCTGCAATTGCAACTCTTTGAAGTTCCCCGCCTGAAAGCTGGTCAAAAGTCCTATCCAAAAGATTCGAAAGTTCAAGGGCAGTTATAATTTTTTCAAATTCTCCTTTTTCATCTACTTTTTTGAGAAGTTCCCCAACTTTTCCTTTTACAACTTTTGGTAAAACATCAACGTATTGAGGTTTGTGAATTGGTTTTATCCCATTGTTTTTCAATTTTTCAAAGTAATTTTGAAGTTCGGTTCCTGAAAAATAGTCTAAAACTTTTTTCATGTCAGGAGTTTCTGTTAAATCATTTAAATTTAATACCATTTCCCCGCTTAAAGCTTTAATTATTGTTGATTTTCCAACACCGTTTGGACCCAAAAGCCCAGTTACTCCATCTCTTGGAGTAATTAATCCATACAATCTAAACCGGTTTTGACCGTACGAATGAACAATCCTGTCATCCGTTAACTCTTCAGGAAGCCCGATAATTCTTATCGCTCCAAATGGACATCTTTTTGTACAGATACCGCATCCGCTACAAAGTTCCTCGGAAATTATTGGTTTTCCTAAATTTTCATCCATTACTATTGTTTCTTCTTCCATCCTGACTCCAGGACAGTACTTCATGCATTCCATCGAACATCGTCTTGGTTGACATCTATCATAATCTAAAATCGCCAGTCGCGACATTAAAATCACCAAAATATAAATTTACTATCTGATTACTATAATTAATTTGTATCAAATTTGTTAAATCGTTTAAATTTTAATTTTTTTGTTTCTTTGCGTAATTTATAAGCCCGCCTTCATCCATTATATCTTTTGCAGTTCCTGTCGGAAGATTGCAGTCAAGAACAGTGTCTTTTAGGATAACTTTTTTTTCTTCGAGATCTAATTCTATTACATCCCCATCTTTGACGTGTTTTGATATTCCTTTACATTCAATTGGAAATACTCCTAAATTTATGCAGTTTCTGTAAAATATCCTTGCAAAACTCTCGACAATTATTGCCTTGATTCCGCAGTATTTTATGGCAATTGGAGCCTGTTCCCTTGAACTTCCACATCCAAAGTTTTCACCTGCAACTAAAAAGTCACCATCTTTGACCATTTTTGGAAAATTTTCGTCAATTCCTGCCATACAGTGCGATGCAAGCTCGTATTCATCCGTCGTTTTTAAATAAGCTCCGGGAATTATCGCATCAGTATCGATGTCGTCCCCAAATAAGTGCACCTTACCAGTTATTTTCATCATGTCACCATCAATAACTAAAATAAAACCGAATTTTTCCGAATTTAAATTAAAAATATACTAAAAACTGTAACTCTCAAATATTACTTTAATGAACATATAAATTTAACTAATATTTTATAAAAATCTAAAAAATAGTTTTGATTATAGAACTCATAACCTAAATTTCTGCGGTGTTTTAATGGAAAGCCTGATTGATTTGGACTACAATTCTGACGACTTGTGCATATACTTATATTTAATAAATAGTATCATAAAAGAAAAAGATTTCAAACCTTATTTTTACGTAAATTCAACGGATAAGGAACAAATCCTCGAATTTTTAAAAGATTACGAAAAAAAACATAAATTAGATAGTGAAATCAGCAAAATGATTGAAAACATCGAAACTGTTAAAAAAATAGTTTTTGATGAAAATTATCAGGAAAAAGAGCTCTCAAAAGTTACTGTAAAATACCCAAATAACGTAAAAACAGTTCGAGAAATATTGATGGAATTTGAAAGGCTCTATGAGTATGATATTCCATTTGTAAGACGTTATTTAATAGATAATAGCGTTATCCCTACGTCCACATGGGATTTTGAAAATAATAAAAAGATAGATAATAAAATTCCGGATTTTAAAACTGTTTCTTTTGATATTGAAGTTTACTGCAATAAAGAGCCAAATCCAAAAAAAGACCCAATAATAATGGCAAGTTTTAGTTCAAAAGATTTTAACACCGTAGTTTCCACCAAAAAATTCAACCACGAAAAATTAGAATATGTAAAAGATGAAAAGGAACTTATAAAACGAATTATCGAGATTTTAAAAGATTATGATATAATTTACACATATAATGGGGACAATTTTGATTTTCCATACCTTAAAAAAAGAGCTGAAAGTTTTGGGCTTGAACTAAAGCTTGGGAAAAACGATGAAAAAATAAAGATCACAAAAGGGGGAATGAATTCTAAAAGCTACATCCCCGGAAGAGTTCATATCGATTTATACCCTATTGCAAGACGGTTATTAAATTTAACAAAATACCGGCTCGAAAATGTAACCGAAGCTCTTTTTGACGTAAAAAAAGTAGACGTTGGTCATGAAAATATTCCAAAGATGTGGGATAATTTAGATGAAACACTTGTAGAATATTCACATCAGGATGCATATTATACTCAAAGAATCGGAGAACAGTTTTTACCTCTTGAAATAATGTTTTCTCGAGTTGTAAATCAGTCCCTTTATGATATAAACCGTATGAGCAGCAGTCAAATGGTAGAATATTTACTTTTAAAAAATTCTTACAAAATGGGAGTTATAGCGCCAAACAGACCTTCTGGTAAAGAATATCAAAAAAGAATCCGAAGTTCATATGAAGGGGGATATGTAAAAGAGCCATTGAAAGGAATTCATGAAGATATTGTTTCGATGGACTTTTTAAGCCTTTACCCTTCAATTATAATGAGCCACAACTTAAGCCCTGAAACAATAGACTGCACTTGTTGTGCTAACGAAGAAAATGGTGAAAATGAAGAAATATTGGGCCACAAATTCTGTAAAAAAAGTATTGGAATTATCCCAAAAACCCTCATGGATTTAATAAATAGGCGAAAAAAAGTCAAAAAAGTTTTAAAAGAAAAAGCTGAAAAAGGAGAATTTGACGAAGAATACCAGATTTTAGACTACGAACAAAGATCTATCAAAGTTCTTGCAAATTCTCACTACGGATACCTCGCATTTCCAATGGCAAGGTGGTATTCGAGAGATTGCGCAGAAATTACAACACATCTTGGAAGGCAGTATATTCAAAAAACTATTGAAGAAGCTGAAAATTTTGGATTTAAAGTAATTTATGCAGATACTGATGGATTTTATTCGAAATGGGCCGACGATAAAGAAAAGCTGTCAAAAGATGAGCTTTTAGAAAAAACCCGTGAATTTTTAAAAAATATAAATAATACTCTGCCTGGAGAAATGGAACTTGAATTTGAAGGGTATTTTAAAAGGGGAATTTTTGTAACCAAAAAGAAATACGCACTTATTGACGAAAATGAAAAAATTACGGTAAAAGGCCTTGAAGTAGTAAGGCGAGATTGGTCCAATGTTTCAAAAAATACACAAAAAAGCGTATTGAACGCACTTTTAAAAGAAGGTAGCGTTGAAAATGCAAAAAAAGTGATTCAAGATACCATTAAAGAGTTAAAGGATGGAAAAGTAAATAATGAAGATTTATTGATTCATACTCAGCTTACAAAAAGAATCGAAGACTATAAAACCACAGCCCCACATGTTGAGGTTGCAAAAAAAATATTGAAGTCAGGAAATCGGGTAAATGTTGGTGATGTTATCAGCTACATCATAACAAGCGGAAATAAATCGATTAGTGAGCGGGCGGAAATACTGGAAAATGCAAAAAATTACGATACAAATTATTATATCGAAAATCAGATTTTACCCCCCGTTATACGATTAATGGAAGCTTTAGGAATTACTAAAGACGAATTAAAAGATTCTAAAAAGCAGTACACGTTGCACCATTTTTTAAAGTGATTTTATGGAATATTTTAATATTTTTGCGTATGGAGAATTGATGAAAGAAAACGTAAATCTCGAATTAATAGGGAGAATCCCCGAAAAAAATTCTGGAAAAATATATAATTTTGAAAAATTTTTTGATGAAAAAATAGGATACTGGGGAGTGAGAATAAAAGAAAATTCCTATGTGAATGGAGTCATTCTTTTTAATATCACTTCAGACGAACTGGAAATTTTTGACGATTATGAAGATGAAGGGATATATTACTCAAAAAATAAAACTATTTGCCGTGATTTAAATGGAAATAATTATGAATCATACGTTTACGTAAGATTGGAGTGAAAATTATGATATTGATAAAAAATGCGTCGTTTTATATAGATAATAATTTAAATGTTCATGAAAATTGCGACATTTTAATTGAAAAAGTTGAAAATGAAACAAAACTAACTTCTGGAAAAAACCTCATTGAAAAATTAAATTTAAATCAAAATGACTTAAAAATTATTTCTGGAGAAAAAAAATGTGCAATGACTGGGCTTTATAACGCACACACCCACATTCCAATGACTCTTTTGAGGGGAATTGCTGACGACATGATTCTTCAAAACTGGTTAAATCAAAAGATATGGCCAAATGAAGCGAAATTAACTAAAAATGATGTTTACTACGGTTCACTTTTAGGATGCCTTGAAATGCTTCGTTTTGGAGTTACATCATTTAATGAAATGTACTTTTTTTCTGAAGAAATATTGAAAGCTACAAAAGAAATTGGACTGAATGCGCAAGTATCTTATCCAATTATAGATTTTGGAACTCCTGAAGAACAAAGTATAGATAAACTGTTAACTTCTGCTGAATCTTTTGTTAAAAATAATGCTGGTGAAAAAAATATAAAAGTAGGGATTGCACCTCACGCACCATACACGTGTTCAGAAGAAACCTATCAAAAATGCAGTGAAATTTCAAACGATTACAATGTAAATATGCACACACACGTCTCTGAAACTCGATATGAAGTAGTTGAACTTGAAAATAAAATTGGAATGCGCCCCGTAGAATATCTTGAAAAAATCGGAGTTTTGAATGAAAAATTGCATGCTGCACACTGCGTATGGATTACAAAAGACGAAGCTAAAAAACTTGCAAAAAATAATGTTAAAGTTCTGCACTGCCCAACGAGCAACATGAAACTTGCAAGTGGTGGAGTAATGCCACTTTTCGAACTTTTAGAATATGGTGCAGATATTTCAGTTGGAACTGATGGGCCTGCAAGCAATAATAATCTTGATATCTTTAAAGAAATGAAAATGACTTCCCTTTTACATAAAGCACACCGGTGGGATCCAACCGTTGCCGGTATCGATACGGTTTTAAAAATGGGAATTAATAGTAAAAGTATTGGAATAAAAAATAACGATATTATTTTGATTGACCTTGATTCGGCACATTTAAGACCATTTAATAATATAAAATCAAATATTGTATATTCTGCGTTTGGAAACGATGTTGACACCGTAATAGTCGGTGGAAATATATTACTCGAAAACAAAAAATATAAATTCTCCGAAACATTCATAAGTAATATCTACAAAAATATACAGAAAATAACGGAAAAATTCGAGTAATTTATCACTTTAAACTTCTGGTGACTTGATGATAAAAATTGACATGCACGTACACACAAACACGTCCAGATGCTCCATGAACTTTTTGGAAATGTTAAAAAAGATGTGCAGTAGAAAACATATTTTGCCGATAATTACTGATCACAATGCCATGACTAAAGTCGACTTCGGAATACCTGGAGAAGAGATTTCAACAGAAAAAGGAGAATTTTGTGGACTCTTTTTAACTGAAGAAATTCAGGAAAAAAACATATTCGAAGCTGTCGACCAGGTAAAAGAACAGGGCGGGCTTATTTATCTGCCCCACCCATTTGACTGGAGAAGAAGGAGGTCTCTTTGTAAATATGGGGAACTTGAAAATCCAGAGTTTATAAAAAATGTGGATATAGTCGAAGTATATAACAGCCGGTGTGTCGAGCAAAGACCAAATGATGAAGCATACTCTTTTGCAGAAACTAACAACCTCTTGATGGGTGTTGGAAGTGATGCGCATTTCCCATGGGAAGTAGGCAATGCATATTTGAATGTTGAAGATTTTGATTTAGATAATCCAAAAGAATTTTTAAAAGTTCTAAAAAAAGCCGATAAAAATGGGTTTTACTGCAAAAGGTCACACCCAAGCAACATGCTTGTATGCAGTAAACTCTCAAAAAGAATTAAAAAACTAATCTGATTTTTATGGACAAAACTTATTTTTCAGAAGATATTTTAAATTTTGAAGAATTCATTATAGATGCGTCTAAAAAATTAAATATTGATGAGGATAGTCTGAAAAGCGGATTTAAAAGAAAATTAATCACTAAATATGAGTATAACGGGGAAAAATACCTTTGTTTTAAAAAAAAGTTGAAACATATTGAAAGAGGGACAATCCTTTTTTTAAACGATAATTTAGATTTTATTATTGGGTATCCAAAAATAAGACGTGCAATGGTGCTTGAATCATCTGTTAAAAAATATTTTAACGGAAAAATTGCAGTAGAAGAAAAATTAGATGGCTACAACATACGAATCGTGAAAATGCACGATGAAATCATTGCAATTACTCGCGGAGGAAAAATCTGTCCATTTACAACTAAAAAAGTAAAAAAATATATTAATACAAAATTTTTAGACGATTTTCCAGAATTAATGCTCTGTGGTGAAATGGTCGGATTAAATAATCCTTACGTGAATCACTACTATCCTGAAGCAGACAAGACTTATGAAAACCTCGGTTTTTATATTTTTGATGTAAGAAATAAAGAAACTAACCTTGCTCTTTCGATATATGAAAAAGAAAAAATTTTGGATGAATATAATATTCCTTACGTAAAACCGATAAAAATCATCGATAGTAGAGACATTGATGAATTATGGGATATTTTAGACGATTTAAACGAAAATCATAGAGAAGGCGTAGTTTTAAAAGACCCTGAAATGATAAAAAATCCGATAAAATACACCACCCACAGTACGCAGTGTGGAGATCTTTCAATCGCATTTAGCTACGTTTACGACCTTGGAATTGATTTTATGTTCAGCCGACTTGTAAGGGAAGGTTATCAGTCTTTTGAAAAATGCGAAAGCGAAGAAGAAAGAAAAAAAAGAGCACATGATCTTGGAGAATCAATTTTACTCCCCATGGTTGAAACCATAAATGAAATTTCAAAAGAATCAGTTGCAAAAGAATGTTTTGAGCTTTATTTTGATTCGGAAGCAGAATTTAACGAATTTATAAACTACCTTAAAACTATGCATATTAATTTTACCGTTGAAAGCAGGGAGTATATTAAAAAAGATATATTTAAGGCCAAAATAAATAGAATCTATAATTCAACGTCAGATAAGATTAAAAGTCACCTTGACGGCAATTTATGGTAATTTAAACATTTTGTATTGGTTTTGTTATTAGAAAACATTAAATATATAGATACCATATCTAAGTATGTCTTTAGGGACACTCCATGTGAATAATTGTGGTCGTGTGGGGCATATTCTTAAATTGTGGTTGGGGAACCTGAAAGTTATATGCCCCTCGAAAACGACTGGCTTTTTTGTATTGATTTAAAAAATTTAAAAGAATCTTTTAAATAGTGTCAAAATAACTATTTTTAACGAAATTAACGAAATTCAGTAAAAAAATAGATAAAAAAGCATTCTAAAGTTTTTTATAAACTTAATTAATAAAAGTTTTGGGGTTGACATATCATTATTGATATGATTAAATATAACTTAAAGTAATAGATGTACTAGAAATGGCTCGATGATGATTGTCATCACAAGAAATATATATTAAATCTATATATGTTTCGAGGTAATTTATCATCGTTAACATCCCGATTTTTAAAAAATTAAGTTCCTTATTTTGACGATTAAAGAGCGGAAAACGCTTATTTTTTTAGACGATTTTTAGACGAATAAAACGACTATTTTTAAGATTTATGTAAAAAACGATTAATCTATGGTTATTCATTTTGGCGAGTTTCTAAGTTGTACGTGGATTTCCCACCCCAACACCTTGATTACTATTATAAGTCCTGACGGAGCAGGCGAACTTACCAAAGGGTATACGCCAAACCCCTCTTACAGGGGTTTGGCTACCGCCAAGATAGGGGCTAACGCCCATGAAAAGTGCCTTTGGGCAGATTGATTTTATCGGAGTTATGAATTGCTAACGCAATTCATTCAATTAGGCTTACGTTAAGCTACTTCGGACACCTGGTCCGATTGCTTTCGCAGGTCGCGACCTGCTCAGACGTTTCTCGAACCGCCAAGATTGATTTTATTTTTTAGAGTGTAGGCAGTTCTCCGGAACGCCACGCAATCTATAAATTTAAACACGTCAAGCCCATGGCTTATATACCCTTTCGGGTATAAATCGCCGGGGCGATAGTTAGAGCTTAGAGCTTATTGAT
Encoded proteins:
- a CDS encoding ribosome biogenesis/translation initiation ATPase RLI — its product is MSRLAILDYDRCQPRRCSMECMKYCPGVRMEEETIVMDENLGKPIISEELCSGCGICTKRCPFGAIRIIGLPEELTDDRIVHSYGQNRFRLYGLITPRDGVTGLLGPNGVGKSTIIKALSGEMVLNLNDLTETPDMKKVLDYFSGTELQNYFEKLKNNGIKPIHKPQYVDVLPKVVKGKVGELLKKVDEKGEFEKIITALELSNLLDRTFDQLSGGELQRVAIAAACLREGDIYYFDEPTSWLDVKQRFSAAKVIREVAEGKKVVAVEHDLIVLDYLSDYIHIMYGIPSAYGVVTHPRGTRVGINTYLDGFLKEENIRFRKSPIVFEKRPPQDSTNRPLLLDYTDISKKLGDFSLNVNGGQIYQGEVVGILGPNGIGKTTFVKALAGVISPDSGEVNGDVKVSYKPQYISSDFEGTVEDLLMSITAIHTSYYKSEIIKPLALENILDSSVKDLSGGELQRVSIAACLSQDADLYLIDEPSAFLDVEQRLTTSRVIRRMADEKEAAMFVVDHDILFQDYISDRFIVFSGNAGSSGTGSEPLQKRAGANKFLKEMGITFRRDPDTGRPRVNKEGSQRDVYQKEIGEYYYLDE
- the hacB gene encoding homoaconitase small subunit — protein: MKITGKVHLFGDDIDTDAIIPGAYLKTTDEYELASHCMAGIDENFPKMVKDGDFLVAGENFGCGSSREQAPIAIKYCGIKAIIVESFARIFYRNCINLGVFPIECKGISKHVKDGDVIELDLEEKKVILKDTVLDCNLPTGTAKDIMDEGGLINYAKKQKN
- a CDS encoding DNA-directed DNA polymerase, which gives rise to MESLIDLDYNSDDLCIYLYLINSIIKEKDFKPYFYVNSTDKEQILEFLKDYEKKHKLDSEISKMIENIETVKKIVFDENYQEKELSKVTVKYPNNVKTVREILMEFERLYEYDIPFVRRYLIDNSVIPTSTWDFENNKKIDNKIPDFKTVSFDIEVYCNKEPNPKKDPIIMASFSSKDFNTVVSTKKFNHEKLEYVKDEKELIKRIIEILKDYDIIYTYNGDNFDFPYLKKRAESFGLELKLGKNDEKIKITKGGMNSKSYIPGRVHIDLYPIARRLLNLTKYRLENVTEALFDVKKVDVGHENIPKMWDNLDETLVEYSHQDAYYTQRIGEQFLPLEIMFSRVVNQSLYDINRMSSSQMVEYLLLKNSYKMGVIAPNRPSGKEYQKRIRSSYEGGYVKEPLKGIHEDIVSMDFLSLYPSIIMSHNLSPETIDCTCCANEENGENEEILGHKFCKKSIGIIPKTLMDLINRRKKVKKVLKEKAEKGEFDEEYQILDYEQRSIKVLANSHYGYLAFPMARWYSRDCAEITTHLGRQYIQKTIEEAENFGFKVIYADTDGFYSKWADDKEKLSKDELLEKTREFLKNINNTLPGEMELEFEGYFKRGIFVTKKKYALIDENEKITVKGLEVVRRDWSNVSKNTQKSVLNALLKEGSVENAKKVIQDTIKELKDGKVNNEDLLIHTQLTKRIEDYKTTAPHVEVAKKILKSGNRVNVGDVISYIITSGNKSISERAEILENAKNYDTNYYIENQILPPVIRLMEALGITKDELKDSKKQYTLHHFLK
- a CDS encoding gamma-glutamylcyclotransferase family protein — encoded protein: MEYFNIFAYGELMKENVNLELIGRIPEKNSGKIYNFEKFFDEKIGYWGVRIKENSYVNGVILFNITSDELEIFDDYEDEGIYYSKNKTICRDLNGNNYESYVYVRLE
- a CDS encoding amidohydrolase, whose protein sequence is MILIKNASFYIDNNLNVHENCDILIEKVENETKLTSGKNLIEKLNLNQNDLKIISGEKKCAMTGLYNAHTHIPMTLLRGIADDMILQNWLNQKIWPNEAKLTKNDVYYGSLLGCLEMLRFGVTSFNEMYFFSEEILKATKEIGLNAQVSYPIIDFGTPEEQSIDKLLTSAESFVKNNAGEKNIKVGIAPHAPYTCSEETYQKCSEISNDYNVNMHTHVSETRYEVVELENKIGMRPVEYLEKIGVLNEKLHAAHCVWITKDEAKKLAKNNVKVLHCPTSNMKLASGGVMPLFELLEYGADISVGTDGPASNNNLDIFKEMKMTSLLHKAHRWDPTVAGIDTVLKMGINSKSIGIKNNDIILIDLDSAHLRPFNNIKSNIVYSAFGNDVDTVIVGGNILLENKKYKFSETFISNIYKNIQKITEKFE
- a CDS encoding PHP domain-containing protein, encoding MIKIDMHVHTNTSRCSMNFLEMLKKMCSRKHILPIITDHNAMTKVDFGIPGEEISTEKGEFCGLFLTEEIQEKNIFEAVDQVKEQGGLIYLPHPFDWRRRRSLCKYGELENPEFIKNVDIVEVYNSRCVEQRPNDEAYSFAETNNLLMGVGSDAHFPWEVGNAYLNVEDFDLDNPKEFLKVLKKADKNGFYCKRSHPSNMLVCSKLSKRIKKLI
- a CDS encoding RNA ligase, with product MDKTYFSEDILNFEEFIIDASKKLNIDEDSLKSGFKRKLITKYEYNGEKYLCFKKKLKHIERGTILFLNDNLDFIIGYPKIRRAMVLESSVKKYFNGKIAVEEKLDGYNIRIVKMHDEIIAITRGGKICPFTTKKVKKYINTKFLDDFPELMLCGEMVGLNNPYVNHYYPEADKTYENLGFYIFDVRNKETNLALSIYEKEKILDEYNIPYVKPIKIIDSRDIDELWDILDDLNENHREGVVLKDPEMIKNPIKYTTHSTQCGDLSIAFSYVYDLGIDFMFSRLVREGYQSFEKCESEEERKKRAHDLGESILLPMVETINEISKESVAKECFELYFDSEAEFNEFINYLKTMHINFTVESREYIKKDIFKAKINRIYNSTSDKIKSHLDGNLW